The stretch of DNA GACAATGCGATCTGGTATATGATGCTTTTTGGCGGGGTTGCCGGTCTTTTTGTGTCCCCCAGCGTACGAAAACTCATCAAGCCATCATTGAGGTGATGTTTCATCATTTGGCGCAGTGGTTAAGGAAAATCTCTCAGGAGAGCAGATATGGGACGTGACAAGGCACTCAGCCGGATTGACGATTATTTTCTTAACGGGTCTTTTGATGTTGATCTGGCACGGCGGGTTGCCTTCAGGACAGAAAGCAACCTCGAAGGCTGCGAAGCGGCGCTGCAGAGTTACCTTGACGATGAGATGGTGCCCTATCTTTCCGCGATGGGGTTTGACTGCACAATTCACCCCAATCCGCGAAGCGATGCCGGCCCGATACTGGTGGCAAGACGGCAGGAAAGCGACAATCTGCCAACCGTGATGACTTATGGGCATGGTGATGTTGTCGCAGGGTATGATGGCCGATGGATTGATGACATGGACCCGTGGCGCATCACAAAGGTCGGACATCGCTGGTACGGGCGCGGCACAGCTGACAACAAGGGCCAGCATACGATCAATCTTGCCGCGCTGAAGACCGTTCTGGATGTGCGTGGCAACCTTGGATTCAACGTGATCATTCTGCTCGAGATGGGCGAGGAGCGCGGATCGCCGGGATTGAGGGAATTCTGTGCAACCCACAAACATCTTTTTGACGCCGATGTATTCATCGCGTCGGACGGGCCACGCATTCACCCGGACAAGCCGACCATTTTCATGGGGTCACGCGGCGTGTTCAATTTCACCATGCGCCTTGATGTGCATGAGGGTGCCCATCATTCCGGTAACTGGGGCGGTTTGTTGACCAATCCCGGCATTGTAATGGCACATGCCATCGCCAGCATGATCGATGCCACTGGCAAGATCCTCGTCGAGGGCTGGCGCAGCACGCAGATAACGGATTCGGTGCGGGCCGCCATCGCCAGGCTTGATGTTGGGGGCGGTGAAAACGCCCCGTCCATAAATCCAAACTGGGGTGAGCCGGATATGACCCCGGCTGAACGGGTCTTTGCCAGCAATACTTTTGAAATCCGTGCATTCGAGACCGGCAATCCCCAGTCACCGGCAAATGCGATTCCCCCGTCGGCAGTTGCTTTCGGACATTTGCGCTATGTGGTTGGCACCGACCCTGATCGACTGCTGCCAGCGTTACGGCAGCATCTCGACAGGCACGGGTTCGAGGCAATCGAAATCAAGGCCGAGCGTGACCCCATGTATGCGACCAGACTTGACCCTGACCACCCGTGGGCAGAATGGGTTGTCGCATCGCTTGCCAGGACACATGACGCCGAGATTTCCGTGATGCCGAATCTCGGCGGCTCGTTGCCGAATGATGTGTTCGCAGATGTTCTGGGACTGCCCACAATCTGGGTGCCGCATTCCTATGCAGGATGCTCGCAACATGCCCCGAACGAACATATCCTCGAGGGCACAACGCAGACCGCCCTGCGCCTGATGACCGGGCTTTGGTGGGACCTCG from Alphaproteobacteria bacterium LSUCC0719 encodes:
- a CDS encoding M20 family metallopeptidase produces the protein MGRDKALSRIDDYFLNGSFDVDLARRVAFRTESNLEGCEAALQSYLDDEMVPYLSAMGFDCTIHPNPRSDAGPILVARRQESDNLPTVMTYGHGDVVAGYDGRWIDDMDPWRITKVGHRWYGRGTADNKGQHTINLAALKTVLDVRGNLGFNVIILLEMGEERGSPGLREFCATHKHLFDADVFIASDGPRIHPDKPTIFMGSRGVFNFTMRLDVHEGAHHSGNWGGLLTNPGIVMAHAIASMIDATGKILVEGWRSTQITDSVRAAIARLDVGGGENAPSINPNWGEPDMTPAERVFASNTFEIRAFETGNPQSPANAIPPSAVAFGHLRYVVGTDPDRLLPALRQHLDRHGFEAIEIKAERDPMYATRLDPDHPWAEWVVASLARTHDAEISVMPNLGGSLPNDVFADVLGLPTIWVPHSYAGCSQHAPNEHILEGTTQTALRLMTGLWWDLGTGGTPEQ